One stretch of Mangifera indica cultivar Alphonso chromosome 9, CATAS_Mindica_2.1, whole genome shotgun sequence DNA includes these proteins:
- the LOC123225900 gene encoding receptor-like serine/threonine-protein kinase NCRK isoform X2 — MNLQVKVALACVIGVAWIQQSLCDELSGISGVSNWTCTCSSSNQGNQSNILKSSCSTSCDCNPAFGGLRGDKWICVCAADGFPKVAINSHDTTCFTSCNCTSGSVSVNEAKASGKRISSKDRGHIQMPKISSDKKTSCNSAINLISHRSSSFTDIRVDMGSSVNLVTGCFQNTYFCRNKPWTIHGTIIRFTYSELLYATDKFSYSNLLGHGGSSYVYRGQLEDGRIVAVKRFKTQGGPDADSIFSTEVDLLSRLHHCHVVPLLGYCSEFQGKRAERLLVFEYQPNGNLRDCLDGVLGESMNWDTRVAIAIGAARGLEYLHEAAAPRILHRDIKSTNILLDENWRAKITDLGMAKQLRADGLPSCSSSPARMQGTFGYIAPEYAIVGRVSLMSDVFSFGVVLLELITGRQPIHKSTNKGEESLVLWATSRLHDSNRVISELPDPRLKRSFLEEEMQIMAYLAKECLLLDPNARPTMSEVVQILATIAPDKSRRLNIPVNFIQMPSTSATGIQRPDNLIEASIDAQEVRRVASISSPSCSQPLDDDHKLCTGSSSVEAETVSAEYMERLILLTHKARSGHSPDDELVDLTEPRFESFCMANVKCC, encoded by the exons ATGAATCTCCAAGTGAAAGTTGCCCTTGCTTGTGTCATTGGCGTTGCCTGGATTCAGCAAAGCCTTTGTG ATGAGCTTTCTGGCATATCTGGTGTAAGCAATTGGACATGCACATGTTCTTCCTCAAATCAAGGAAACCAGAGTAATATTCTGAAATCAAGCTGTTCTACATCCTGTGACTGCAATCCAG CATTTGGAGGATTACGTGGAGATAAGTGGATATGTGTATGTGCTGCTGATGGATTCCCTAAAGTTGCAATCAACAGCCATGATACTACCTGTTTTACCAGCTGTAACTGCACTTCTG GTTCTGTCAGTGTGAATGAGGCAAAAGCCTCTGGGAAGCGCATTTCCAGTAAA GACAGGGGCCATATCCAAATGCCAAAAATTTCATCGGATAAAAAAACAAGTTGCAATAGTGCTATCAACTTAATAAGTCACAGGAGTTCTTCATTTACAGATATTAGAGTTGATATGGGCTCTTCAGTTAATCTTGTCACAG GGTGCTTTCAGAATACTTATTTTTGTAGGAACAAACCATGGACTATTCATGGAACTATTATCCGATTCACATACTCTGAATTGCTATATGCAACGGATAAGTTTTCCTATTCCAACCTTTTAGGACATGGTGGAAGCAGCTATGTATATCGTGGTCAACTCGAAGATGGTAGAATTGTAGCAGTTAAGAGATTCAAAACTCAGGGAGGGCCTGATGCAGATTCTATCTTCTCAACGGAG GTAGACTTGTTATCAAGACTTCATCATTGTCATGTGGTGCCATTGCTAGGCTACTGTTCAGAGTTTCAAGGGAAACGTGCTGAGAGGCTGCTAGTTTTTGAGTACCAGCCTAATGGTAATCTGAGGGATTGCTTGGATGGTGTGTTGGGGGAGAGCATGAACTGGGATACTCGTGTTGCAATTGCAATTGGTGCTGCCAGGGGCTTGGAGTATCTGCATGAAGCAGCTGCTCCTAGAATTTTACACAGAGACATCAAGTCCACAAATATTCTTCTAGATGAGAATTGGAGAGCGAAG ATAACTGATCTTGGTATGGCTAAACAATTGAGGGCTGATGGCCTTCCCAGCTGTTCCAGTTCTCCAGCAAGAATGCAGGGGACTTTTGGCTATATCGCACCAGAGTATGCAATTGTTGGAAGGGTGTCTCTTATGTCAGATGTCTTCAGTTTTGGGGTAGTCTTACTTGAGCTAATCACTGGCCGGCAACCAATCCATAAATCAACTAATAAAGGCGAAGAAAGCCTTGTCCTTTGG GCAACCTCTCGATTACATGATAGTAACCGAGTGATATCAGAATTGCCTGACCCACGTTTAAAACGAAGTTTCCTAGAAGAAGAAATGCAGATAATGGCTTACCTAGCAAAGGAGTGCCTGCTGCTGGACCCTAATGCACGACCAACCATGAGTGAGGTTGTGCAAATCCTTGCAACCATAGCACCAGATAAGTCTAGAAGATTAAACATCCCAGTGAACTTCATTcag ATGCCTTCAACCAGTGCGACAGGCATACAAAGACCTGACAATCTAATAGAGGCATCCATTGATGCACAAGAGGTGAGGCGAGTGGCATCTATTAGCTCACCTAGTTGTTCACAACCATTGGATGATGACCATAAACTCTGCACTGGAAGCAGCAGTGTAGAAGCGGAAACTGTCTCGGCTGAGTATATGGAAAGGCTAATCCTTCTAACGCATAAAGCAAGGAGTGGGCATTCTCCAGATGATGAACTAGTGGACTTAACCGAGCCTCGGTTTGAGTCATTCTGCATGGCAAATGTTAAGTGTTGCTGA
- the LOC123225900 gene encoding receptor-like serine/threonine-protein kinase NCRK isoform X4 encodes MDSLKLQSTAMILPVLPAVTALLDRGHIQMPKISSDKKTSCNSAINLISHRSSSFTDIRVDMGSSVNLVTGCFQNTYFCRNKPWTIHGTIIRFTYSELLYATDKFSYSNLLGHGGSSYVYRGQLEDGRIVAVKRFKTQGGPDADSIFSTEVDLLSRLHHCHVVPLLGYCSEFQGKRAERLLVFEYQPNGNLRDCLDGVLGESMNWDTRVAIAIGAARGLEYLHEAAAPRILHRDIKSTNILLDENWRAKITDLGMAKQLRADGLPSCSSSPARMQGTFGYIAPEYAIVGRVSLMSDVFSFGVVLLELITGRQPIHKSTNKGEESLVLWATSRLHDSNRVISELPDPRLKRSFLEEEMQIMAYLAKECLLLDPNARPTMSEVVQILATIAPDKSRRLNIPVNFIQMPSTSATGIQRPDNLIEASIDAQEVRRVASISSPSCSQPLDDDHKLCTGSSSVEAETVSAEYMERLILLTHKARSGHSPDDELVDLTEPRFESFCMANVKCC; translated from the exons ATGGATTCCCTAAAGTTGCAATCAACAGCCATGATACTACCTGTTTTACCAGCTGTAACTGCACTTCTG GACAGGGGCCATATCCAAATGCCAAAAATTTCATCGGATAAAAAAACAAGTTGCAATAGTGCTATCAACTTAATAAGTCACAGGAGTTCTTCATTTACAGATATTAGAGTTGATATGGGCTCTTCAGTTAATCTTGTCACAG GGTGCTTTCAGAATACTTATTTTTGTAGGAACAAACCATGGACTATTCATGGAACTATTATCCGATTCACATACTCTGAATTGCTATATGCAACGGATAAGTTTTCCTATTCCAACCTTTTAGGACATGGTGGAAGCAGCTATGTATATCGTGGTCAACTCGAAGATGGTAGAATTGTAGCAGTTAAGAGATTCAAAACTCAGGGAGGGCCTGATGCAGATTCTATCTTCTCAACGGAG GTAGACTTGTTATCAAGACTTCATCATTGTCATGTGGTGCCATTGCTAGGCTACTGTTCAGAGTTTCAAGGGAAACGTGCTGAGAGGCTGCTAGTTTTTGAGTACCAGCCTAATGGTAATCTGAGGGATTGCTTGGATGGTGTGTTGGGGGAGAGCATGAACTGGGATACTCGTGTTGCAATTGCAATTGGTGCTGCCAGGGGCTTGGAGTATCTGCATGAAGCAGCTGCTCCTAGAATTTTACACAGAGACATCAAGTCCACAAATATTCTTCTAGATGAGAATTGGAGAGCGAAG ATAACTGATCTTGGTATGGCTAAACAATTGAGGGCTGATGGCCTTCCCAGCTGTTCCAGTTCTCCAGCAAGAATGCAGGGGACTTTTGGCTATATCGCACCAGAGTATGCAATTGTTGGAAGGGTGTCTCTTATGTCAGATGTCTTCAGTTTTGGGGTAGTCTTACTTGAGCTAATCACTGGCCGGCAACCAATCCATAAATCAACTAATAAAGGCGAAGAAAGCCTTGTCCTTTGG GCAACCTCTCGATTACATGATAGTAACCGAGTGATATCAGAATTGCCTGACCCACGTTTAAAACGAAGTTTCCTAGAAGAAGAAATGCAGATAATGGCTTACCTAGCAAAGGAGTGCCTGCTGCTGGACCCTAATGCACGACCAACCATGAGTGAGGTTGTGCAAATCCTTGCAACCATAGCACCAGATAAGTCTAGAAGATTAAACATCCCAGTGAACTTCATTcag ATGCCTTCAACCAGTGCGACAGGCATACAAAGACCTGACAATCTAATAGAGGCATCCATTGATGCACAAGAGGTGAGGCGAGTGGCATCTATTAGCTCACCTAGTTGTTCACAACCATTGGATGATGACCATAAACTCTGCACTGGAAGCAGCAGTGTAGAAGCGGAAACTGTCTCGGCTGAGTATATGGAAAGGCTAATCCTTCTAACGCATAAAGCAAGGAGTGGGCATTCTCCAGATGATGAACTAGTGGACTTAACCGAGCCTCGGTTTGAGTCATTCTGCATGGCAAATGTTAAGTGTTGCTGA
- the LOC123225900 gene encoding receptor-like serine/threonine-protein kinase NCRK isoform X3 gives MNLQVKVALACVIGVAWIQQSLCDELSGISGVSNWTCTCSSSNQGNQSNILKSSCSTSCDCNPAFGGLRGDKWICVCAADGFPKVAINSHDTTCFTSCNCTSGCFQNTYFCRNKPWTIHGTIIRFTYSELLYATDKFSYSNLLGHGGSSYVYRGQLEDGRIVAVKRFKTQGGPDADSIFSTEVDLLSRLHHCHVVPLLGYCSEFQGKRAERLLVFEYQPNGNLRDCLDGVLGESMNWDTRVAIAIGAARGLEYLHEAAAPRILHRDIKSTNILLDENWRAKITDLGMAKQLRADGLPSCSSSPARMQGTFGYIAPEYAIVGRVSLMSDVFSFGVVLLELITGRQPIHKSTNKGEESLVLWATSRLHDSNRVISELPDPRLKRSFLEEEMQIMAYLAKECLLLDPNARPTMSEVVQILATIAPDKSRRLNIPVNFIQMPSTSATGIQRPDNLIEASIDAQEVRRVASISSPSCSQPLDDDHKLCTGSSSVEAETVSAEYMERLILLTHKARSGHSPDDELVDLTEPRFESFCMANVKCC, from the exons ATGAATCTCCAAGTGAAAGTTGCCCTTGCTTGTGTCATTGGCGTTGCCTGGATTCAGCAAAGCCTTTGTG ATGAGCTTTCTGGCATATCTGGTGTAAGCAATTGGACATGCACATGTTCTTCCTCAAATCAAGGAAACCAGAGTAATATTCTGAAATCAAGCTGTTCTACATCCTGTGACTGCAATCCAG CATTTGGAGGATTACGTGGAGATAAGTGGATATGTGTATGTGCTGCTGATGGATTCCCTAAAGTTGCAATCAACAGCCATGATACTACCTGTTTTACCAGCTGTAACTGCACTTCTG GGTGCTTTCAGAATACTTATTTTTGTAGGAACAAACCATGGACTATTCATGGAACTATTATCCGATTCACATACTCTGAATTGCTATATGCAACGGATAAGTTTTCCTATTCCAACCTTTTAGGACATGGTGGAAGCAGCTATGTATATCGTGGTCAACTCGAAGATGGTAGAATTGTAGCAGTTAAGAGATTCAAAACTCAGGGAGGGCCTGATGCAGATTCTATCTTCTCAACGGAG GTAGACTTGTTATCAAGACTTCATCATTGTCATGTGGTGCCATTGCTAGGCTACTGTTCAGAGTTTCAAGGGAAACGTGCTGAGAGGCTGCTAGTTTTTGAGTACCAGCCTAATGGTAATCTGAGGGATTGCTTGGATGGTGTGTTGGGGGAGAGCATGAACTGGGATACTCGTGTTGCAATTGCAATTGGTGCTGCCAGGGGCTTGGAGTATCTGCATGAAGCAGCTGCTCCTAGAATTTTACACAGAGACATCAAGTCCACAAATATTCTTCTAGATGAGAATTGGAGAGCGAAG ATAACTGATCTTGGTATGGCTAAACAATTGAGGGCTGATGGCCTTCCCAGCTGTTCCAGTTCTCCAGCAAGAATGCAGGGGACTTTTGGCTATATCGCACCAGAGTATGCAATTGTTGGAAGGGTGTCTCTTATGTCAGATGTCTTCAGTTTTGGGGTAGTCTTACTTGAGCTAATCACTGGCCGGCAACCAATCCATAAATCAACTAATAAAGGCGAAGAAAGCCTTGTCCTTTGG GCAACCTCTCGATTACATGATAGTAACCGAGTGATATCAGAATTGCCTGACCCACGTTTAAAACGAAGTTTCCTAGAAGAAGAAATGCAGATAATGGCTTACCTAGCAAAGGAGTGCCTGCTGCTGGACCCTAATGCACGACCAACCATGAGTGAGGTTGTGCAAATCCTTGCAACCATAGCACCAGATAAGTCTAGAAGATTAAACATCCCAGTGAACTTCATTcag ATGCCTTCAACCAGTGCGACAGGCATACAAAGACCTGACAATCTAATAGAGGCATCCATTGATGCACAAGAGGTGAGGCGAGTGGCATCTATTAGCTCACCTAGTTGTTCACAACCATTGGATGATGACCATAAACTCTGCACTGGAAGCAGCAGTGTAGAAGCGGAAACTGTCTCGGCTGAGTATATGGAAAGGCTAATCCTTCTAACGCATAAAGCAAGGAGTGGGCATTCTCCAGATGATGAACTAGTGGACTTAACCGAGCCTCGGTTTGAGTCATTCTGCATGGCAAATGTTAAGTGTTGCTGA
- the LOC123225900 gene encoding receptor-like serine/threonine-protein kinase NCRK isoform X1 has protein sequence MNLQVKVALACVIGVAWIQQSLCDELSGISGVSNWTCTCSSSNQGNQSNILKSSCSTSCDCNPAFGGLRGDKWICVCAADGFPKVAINSHDTTCFTSCNCTSGSVSVNEAKASGKRISSKVVAIILLSCVILTTLLFLTLAMCYIYWKDRGHIQMPKISSDKKTSCNSAINLISHRSSSFTDIRVDMGSSVNLVTGCFQNTYFCRNKPWTIHGTIIRFTYSELLYATDKFSYSNLLGHGGSSYVYRGQLEDGRIVAVKRFKTQGGPDADSIFSTEVDLLSRLHHCHVVPLLGYCSEFQGKRAERLLVFEYQPNGNLRDCLDGVLGESMNWDTRVAIAIGAARGLEYLHEAAAPRILHRDIKSTNILLDENWRAKITDLGMAKQLRADGLPSCSSSPARMQGTFGYIAPEYAIVGRVSLMSDVFSFGVVLLELITGRQPIHKSTNKGEESLVLWATSRLHDSNRVISELPDPRLKRSFLEEEMQIMAYLAKECLLLDPNARPTMSEVVQILATIAPDKSRRLNIPVNFIQMPSTSATGIQRPDNLIEASIDAQEVRRVASISSPSCSQPLDDDHKLCTGSSSVEAETVSAEYMERLILLTHKARSGHSPDDELVDLTEPRFESFCMANVKCC, from the exons ATGAATCTCCAAGTGAAAGTTGCCCTTGCTTGTGTCATTGGCGTTGCCTGGATTCAGCAAAGCCTTTGTG ATGAGCTTTCTGGCATATCTGGTGTAAGCAATTGGACATGCACATGTTCTTCCTCAAATCAAGGAAACCAGAGTAATATTCTGAAATCAAGCTGTTCTACATCCTGTGACTGCAATCCAG CATTTGGAGGATTACGTGGAGATAAGTGGATATGTGTATGTGCTGCTGATGGATTCCCTAAAGTTGCAATCAACAGCCATGATACTACCTGTTTTACCAGCTGTAACTGCACTTCTG GTTCTGTCAGTGTGAATGAGGCAAAAGCCTCTGGGAAGCGCATTTCCAGTAAAGTAGTTGCGATCATTCTATTATCATGTGTCATACTCACAACACTTCTGTTTCTTACTTTGGCTATGTGCTACATTTATTGGAAGGACAGGGGCCATATCCAAATGCCAAAAATTTCATCGGATAAAAAAACAAGTTGCAATAGTGCTATCAACTTAATAAGTCACAGGAGTTCTTCATTTACAGATATTAGAGTTGATATGGGCTCTTCAGTTAATCTTGTCACAG GGTGCTTTCAGAATACTTATTTTTGTAGGAACAAACCATGGACTATTCATGGAACTATTATCCGATTCACATACTCTGAATTGCTATATGCAACGGATAAGTTTTCCTATTCCAACCTTTTAGGACATGGTGGAAGCAGCTATGTATATCGTGGTCAACTCGAAGATGGTAGAATTGTAGCAGTTAAGAGATTCAAAACTCAGGGAGGGCCTGATGCAGATTCTATCTTCTCAACGGAG GTAGACTTGTTATCAAGACTTCATCATTGTCATGTGGTGCCATTGCTAGGCTACTGTTCAGAGTTTCAAGGGAAACGTGCTGAGAGGCTGCTAGTTTTTGAGTACCAGCCTAATGGTAATCTGAGGGATTGCTTGGATGGTGTGTTGGGGGAGAGCATGAACTGGGATACTCGTGTTGCAATTGCAATTGGTGCTGCCAGGGGCTTGGAGTATCTGCATGAAGCAGCTGCTCCTAGAATTTTACACAGAGACATCAAGTCCACAAATATTCTTCTAGATGAGAATTGGAGAGCGAAG ATAACTGATCTTGGTATGGCTAAACAATTGAGGGCTGATGGCCTTCCCAGCTGTTCCAGTTCTCCAGCAAGAATGCAGGGGACTTTTGGCTATATCGCACCAGAGTATGCAATTGTTGGAAGGGTGTCTCTTATGTCAGATGTCTTCAGTTTTGGGGTAGTCTTACTTGAGCTAATCACTGGCCGGCAACCAATCCATAAATCAACTAATAAAGGCGAAGAAAGCCTTGTCCTTTGG GCAACCTCTCGATTACATGATAGTAACCGAGTGATATCAGAATTGCCTGACCCACGTTTAAAACGAAGTTTCCTAGAAGAAGAAATGCAGATAATGGCTTACCTAGCAAAGGAGTGCCTGCTGCTGGACCCTAATGCACGACCAACCATGAGTGAGGTTGTGCAAATCCTTGCAACCATAGCACCAGATAAGTCTAGAAGATTAAACATCCCAGTGAACTTCATTcag ATGCCTTCAACCAGTGCGACAGGCATACAAAGACCTGACAATCTAATAGAGGCATCCATTGATGCACAAGAGGTGAGGCGAGTGGCATCTATTAGCTCACCTAGTTGTTCACAACCATTGGATGATGACCATAAACTCTGCACTGGAAGCAGCAGTGTAGAAGCGGAAACTGTCTCGGCTGAGTATATGGAAAGGCTAATCCTTCTAACGCATAAAGCAAGGAGTGGGCATTCTCCAGATGATGAACTAGTGGACTTAACCGAGCCTCGGTTTGAGTCATTCTGCATGGCAAATGTTAAGTGTTGCTGA
- the LOC123225847 gene encoding E3 ubiquitin-protein ligase WAV3-like: MGSKWRKAKLALGLNMCLYVPESQQDSITSSNATQSRLSDAVSPSSLPQSPSTPSPSSSGLRFSKSSKRTCAICLTNIKPGQGHAIFTAECTHSFHFHCITSNVKHGNQICPVCRAKWKEVPFQSPASDLPHGRSRINPVGWSRDDAWMNILRQIPPPQLDLSRQINSIYHAPEPAVFNDDEALDQQHEITESSNAPTIDATEDNSIGKLEVKTYPEVSAVPNAVSHNNFNILIHLKAPLCSGRHNSCSNQVPTFENSRATVDIVTVLDVSGSMAGTKLALLKRAMGFVIQNLGPCDRLSVIAFSSTARRLFPLRRMTEMGRQEALLAVNSLTSNGGTNIAEGLKKGAKVLLDRQWKNPVGSIILLSDGQDTYTVTSPGAAHSRTDYKSLLPTSIHRNGNTGNEIPVHAFGFGADHDATSMHSISEISGGTFSFIEAEGVIQDAFAQCIGGLLSVVVQEVKLKVECVHPSLQISSIKAGSYHSSLMPDGKTGAIDVGDLYAEEERDFLVTIDIPPSGTKEDMSLLKVKCAFRDPMTKETVISDEATDVKIQRPAITGQLVVSMEVDRQRNRLRAAEAMAEARAVAEHGDLANAVSILESCRRALSETISARARDRLCVALCAELKEMQERMANRRIYESSGRAYVLSGLSSHSWQRATARGDSTDSTSLVQAYQTPSMVDMVTKSQTMILRTPPPQRKQLRQAHSFPARPQPR, translated from the exons ATGGGAAGCAAATGGAGGAAGGCGAAGCTGGCTCTTGGTCTCAACATGTGTTTATATGTGCCTGAATCACAGCAAGACTCCATAACTTCTTCCAACGCCACTCAATCAAGACTCTCCGACGCCGTTTCGCCGTCTTCTCTACCTCAATCTCCTTCTACTCCTTCCCCTTCTTCTTCAGGCCTCCGGTTTTCCAAGTCCTCCAAG AGGACCTGTGCAATATGTCTGACCAACATCAAACCTGGCCAAGGCCACGCCATTTTCACTGCAGAGTGCACTCACTCTTTCCACTTTCATTGCATTACTTCTAATGTAAAACATGGGAACCAAATTTGCCCGGTTTGCAGAGCAAAATGGAAAGAAGTCCCATTTCAGAGCCCTGCATCTGATCTCCCCCATGGAAGGTCGAGAATCAATCCTGTTGGTTGGTCTCGTGATGATGCATGGATGAATATATTGCGACAAATCCCTCCTCCTCAGCTCGATTTGAGCAGGCAAATTAATTCAATCTATCATGCTCCTGAACCTGCTGTCTTCAATGATGATGAAGCATTGGATCAACAACATGAGATTACTGAGAGTAGTAATGCACCAACTATAGATGCCACTGAAGATAATTCTATTGGAAAATTAGAGGTCAAAACATACCCAGAAGTTTCAGCTGTCCCAAATGCTGTTTCGcacaataattttaatatactaaTCCATCTGAAAGCTCCTCTTTGTAGTGGAAGACATAATAGTTGCAGCAACCAGGTGCCAACATTTGAAAATTCCCGTGCTACAGTTGACATTGTCACTGTGCTTGATGTTAGTGGCAGCATGGCTGGTACCAAGCTTGCTTTGCTAAAAAGAGCAATGGGATTTGTGATTCAGAATCTTGGCCCCTGTGACCGCCTTTCTGTCATTGCCTTCTCTTCCACCGCTCGTCGCCTTTTCCCTCTCCGTAGGATGACTGAGATGGGAAGGCAGGAAGCTTTACTAGCTGTTAATTCTCTAACTTCAAATGGTGGGACAAATATTGCTGAAGGGCTAAAAAAGGGTGCCAAAGTGTTGCTAGATCGCCAGTGGAAGAACCCTGTAGGTAGTATCATACTCTTATCTGATGGACAGGATACTTATACTGTCACTAGTCCTGGTGCAGCTCATTCTCGAACAGATTACAAGTCTCTTCTCCCTACTTCAATCCATCGCAATGGTAATACTGGCAACGAAATTCCTGTTCATGCATTTGGATTTGGTGCAGACCATGATGCTACCTCAATGCATTCAATCTCTGAGATTTCTGGGGGCACATTTTCTTTCATAGAAGCTGAGGGTGTGATTCAGGATGCATTTGCACAATGTATTGGCGGTTTATTGAGTGTGGTTGTGCAGGAGGTGAAGCTTAAAGTTGAGTGTGTTCATCCAAGTTTGCAAATCAGTTCAATAAAAGCAGGAAGTTACCACAGCAGCTTGATGCCTGATGGAAAAACAGGTGCTATTGATGTTGGAGACTTGTATGCTGAAGAAGAAAGGGATTTTCTGGTTACAATTGACATTCCACCTAGTGGTACTAAAGAAGATATGTCATTGCTTAAGGTTAAATGTGCTTTTAGAGATCCCATGACAAAAGAAACGGTGATTTCAGATGAAGCTACTGATGTAAAGATCCAAAGGCCAGCAATAACTGGGCAACTAGTAGTGTCTATGGAAGTAGACAGGCAAAGAAATCGGCTTCGTGCAGCAGAGGCAATGGCTGAGGCTAGAGCTGTTGCTGAACACGGTGATCTAGCAAATGCAGTCTCTATATTGGAGAGTTGCCGTAGAGCACTGTCTGAAACCATCTCCGCTCGGGCTCGTGACAGGTTATGCGTTGCATTATGTGCTGAGTTAAAAGAGATGCAAGAAAGGATGGCAAATCGCCGCATATATGAGTCATCTGGAAGGGCTTATGTTTTATCTGGTCTGAGCTCACACTCATGGCAAAGAGCAACTGCACGTGGTGATTCCACTGATAGTACAAGCCTTGTGCAAGCTTACCAAACCCCATCAATGGTTGACATGGTAACAAAGTCTCAAACCATGATCTTGAGGACTCCCCCACCTCAACGCAAACAACTCCGCCAAGCTCACTCATTTCCTGCCCGGCCTCAGCCGAGGTAA